A single Leptolyngbya sp. 'hensonii' DNA region contains:
- a CDS encoding AAA family ATPase, with amino-acid sequence MNADTTLARQLDLMIRAKYSLIYIVSTEEDPVESLLHQVATLVSVPRSLLLWDVVRGWQDNGADKGSVMAALTRISKADPQIPALFVLRDLHPYLHLHYPQGDKHSAIVRELRNLARDLKQTRKTLILTSPILELPAELRDEVTVLDFQLPTIPEINQLLQQLIVPEKLKLSPLGREQLVKACQGLSRSRIERVLGKALADKQQVDESDIDSVLEEKRQAIRQTEILEFLRGQESLKQVGGLENLKQWVQMRRDAFTEEARRYGIPNPKGVLLVGIQGTGKSLSAKTIAHEWHLPLLRLDTGRLFGGIVGESESRVRQMIQVAEAMAPCVLWIDEIDKGFGNIAGGSDGDSGTSRRVFGTLITWMQEKTSPVFIVATANNVRILPAELLRKGRFDEIFFLNLPTAAERQEIFRVHLQRWRPNRLRDFDLPLLADQTEDFSGAEIEQVIVDAMHRAFFDRSVTGQRRDFTSNDIVRAIEETVPLAAIARDQISGLKRWAAEAGARTASSDKELIEELRKYVHRSEN; translated from the coding sequence ATGAATGCTGATACCACTCTGGCTCGTCAACTGGATTTGATGATCCGAGCCAAATATTCCCTGATTTATATTGTCTCTACCGAAGAAGACCCGGTAGAGAGCCTACTCCACCAGGTGGCAACCCTGGTCTCCGTTCCCCGCAGCCTGCTCCTCTGGGATGTGGTTCGAGGATGGCAGGACAATGGCGCAGATAAGGGCTCTGTCATGGCAGCCCTGACCCGCATCAGTAAAGCGGATCCCCAGATTCCGGCCCTGTTTGTGTTACGCGATCTGCACCCCTACCTGCACCTCCACTATCCTCAAGGAGACAAGCACTCGGCGATCGTGCGGGAACTGCGCAACCTGGCCCGGGACCTGAAACAGACGCGCAAAACCCTGATTCTGACCAGCCCGATTCTGGAACTCCCGGCAGAATTACGGGACGAAGTCACCGTCCTGGACTTTCAGTTACCCACCATCCCCGAGATCAATCAGCTGCTACAACAGCTCATCGTCCCTGAAAAACTCAAGCTCAGTCCTCTGGGACGGGAGCAACTGGTGAAAGCCTGTCAGGGATTGAGTCGATCGCGGATTGAGCGGGTCTTAGGCAAGGCCCTGGCGGATAAACAACAGGTTGATGAGTCAGATATTGACAGTGTGCTGGAAGAAAAGCGCCAGGCGATCCGCCAGACTGAAATTCTGGAGTTTCTACGTGGACAGGAGTCGCTCAAACAGGTGGGAGGTTTAGAAAACCTAAAGCAGTGGGTGCAGATGCGGCGGGATGCTTTCACAGAAGAGGCTCGTCGCTATGGCATTCCCAACCCCAAAGGCGTCCTGCTGGTGGGGATCCAGGGCACCGGGAAATCCCTGTCTGCCAAAACGATCGCCCATGAATGGCATTTGCCCTTGCTGCGGCTAGACACAGGTCGCCTGTTCGGGGGCATCGTGGGGGAAAGTGAAAGCCGGGTGCGCCAGATGATCCAGGTCGCAGAAGCCATGGCCCCCTGCGTGTTATGGATCGATGAAATCGACAAGGGCTTTGGCAATATTGCCGGGGGCAGCGATGGGGACTCTGGCACCAGTCGGCGTGTCTTCGGCACCCTGATCACCTGGATGCAGGAGAAGACCAGCCCCGTTTTCATTGTGGCCACTGCCAACAATGTCCGGATTCTGCCTGCAGAACTGCTCCGGAAAGGCCGGTTCGACGAAATTTTCTTCCTCAACCTCCCCACGGCTGCAGAACGTCAAGAGATCTTCCGGGTGCATTTACAGCGCTGGCGACCTAACCGATTGCGAGACTTTGATCTGCCTCTGCTGGCCGATCAGACAGAGGATTTCAGTGGCGCTGAAATTGAACAGGTGATTGTGGATGCCATGCATCGAGCCTTCTTCGATCGTAGTGTCACAGGACAACGACGAGATTTCACCAGCAACGACATTGTACGGGCGATCGAAGAGACGGTTCCACTGGCTGCGATTGCCCGTGACCAGATTTCGGGATTGAAGCGCTGGGCCGCTGAAGCTGGTGCTCGAACCGCTTCCAGCGACAAGGAATTGATCGAGGAACTGC
- a CDS encoding mannose-1-phosphate guanyltransferase: MRAVLMAGGSGTRLRPLTCDLPKPMVPILNRPIAEHIVNLLKRHDITEVIATLHYLPDVMRDYFQDGSNFGIQMTYAVEEDQPLGTAGCVKNIAELLDQTFLVISGDSITDFDLTAAIQFHREKRSKATLILTRVPNPIEFGVVITDENLQIRRFLEKPSTSEIFSDTVNTGTYILEPEVLDYLPAQQESDFSKDLFPQLLEQGEPMYGYIAEGYWCDVGHLDVYREAQYDALLRRVQLEFAYPEASRWEIDGKTLTSARAGAMDLERSRPALTRSMDPEGGERLATDMLLIGQNTYIDPSARLEAPAMIGHNCRIGPRVHISAGTVIGDNVTVGADADLKRPIIWNGAIIGDEARLRACVIGRGTRIDRRAHVLEGAIVGSLSMVGEEAQISPNVRVWPSKKVEPGAILNINLIWGHAAYRNLFGQRGVSGLANVDVTPEFAVKLGAAYGSTLRSGVQVTVSRDQRSISRMVSRSLIAGLMSVGVNIQNLEATAIPVARTVIPSLGSAGGIHVRVHPERSDHVLIEFMDHKGINISKAQEKKIEGAFFKEDFRRAQIHEIGNVIYPGQVIDAYSTAFEKHLNVRSIRNTNSKVVIDYVYAVSGAVLPQLLAKFGCDAVVLNASLGLTAPSATDREGLLNQLGHVVEALRATFGVQVSANGEQLILVDESGIPIRGEMLTALMVETILTNHPRSTVVVPVHASSAVEQIARRHDARVIRTKANPTALMEASYTNPHVVLGGSGEMGFIFPQLHPGFDAMFCIAKLIEMLTLQERTLGQIRSDLPRVAHRTYTIRCPWTVKGSLMRYLVESHPAENLELVDGVKIFNYQSDSWVLVLPDAGEPLVHIFANSEDRGWVDEILREYRTRVQEFVDQEQGVEEFKPDLYSGF; encoded by the coding sequence ATGCGAGCAGTGCTGATGGCTGGTGGATCGGGAACCCGGCTCAGGCCCCTGACCTGTGATTTGCCGAAACCAATGGTTCCTATTCTGAATCGACCCATTGCTGAGCACATCGTTAATCTCCTCAAGCGGCACGATATTACAGAGGTTATTGCAACCTTGCACTATCTCCCAGATGTCATGCGAGATTACTTCCAGGATGGTAGTAACTTCGGAATCCAGATGACTTATGCCGTGGAAGAGGATCAACCCCTGGGAACGGCTGGTTGCGTCAAGAACATTGCTGAGCTTCTGGATCAAACCTTTCTCGTCATCAGTGGAGACAGTATCACCGATTTTGACCTGACTGCAGCGATCCAGTTTCATCGCGAGAAACGATCGAAGGCCACCCTGATTCTGACCCGGGTACCCAATCCGATCGAGTTCGGGGTGGTGATCACCGATGAGAACTTGCAGATTCGCCGCTTTCTGGAAAAGCCTTCTACCAGCGAAATCTTCTCCGACACGGTGAACACCGGCACCTATATCTTGGAACCGGAGGTGTTGGACTATCTCCCAGCGCAACAGGAATCTGATTTCTCCAAAGACCTGTTTCCCCAACTCCTGGAACAGGGAGAGCCCATGTATGGCTATATTGCAGAGGGCTACTGGTGCGATGTTGGCCATCTGGACGTTTATCGAGAAGCCCAGTACGATGCCTTACTCCGCCGGGTCCAGTTGGAGTTTGCCTATCCGGAAGCCAGTCGCTGGGAAATTGATGGCAAAACCCTGACTTCTGCCCGAGCCGGAGCCATGGATCTGGAAAGAAGTCGTCCAGCCCTGACCCGATCGATGGACCCAGAAGGGGGCGAACGACTGGCCACCGACATGCTCTTGATCGGGCAAAACACCTATATTGACCCTTCCGCCCGCCTGGAGGCTCCGGCCATGATTGGTCATAACTGTCGAATTGGTCCTCGGGTTCACATCAGCGCTGGAACCGTGATTGGGGACAACGTCACCGTCGGAGCCGATGCAGATTTGAAGCGTCCGATTATCTGGAATGGAGCAATCATTGGGGATGAAGCCCGTCTGCGGGCCTGTGTGATTGGTCGGGGCACCCGTATCGATCGGCGCGCCCATGTTCTGGAGGGGGCGATCGTGGGTTCCCTCTCCATGGTGGGAGAAGAAGCCCAGATCAGCCCCAATGTGCGGGTCTGGCCCAGCAAGAAGGTTGAGCCCGGGGCCATCCTCAACATCAACCTGATCTGGGGCCATGCCGCCTATCGCAATTTGTTTGGGCAACGGGGGGTTTCTGGCCTAGCCAATGTTGATGTAACCCCAGAATTTGCCGTCAAGTTGGGAGCAGCCTATGGGTCCACCCTGCGATCGGGGGTGCAGGTCACAGTTTCCCGCGACCAGCGCAGTATCTCCCGCATGGTTTCCCGATCCCTGATCGCTGGACTCATGTCGGTGGGGGTCAATATTCAAAACCTGGAAGCCACAGCCATTCCCGTCGCTCGCACAGTGATTCCCTCCCTGGGCAGTGCCGGGGGCATTCACGTCCGGGTCCATCCAGAGCGATCGGATCATGTTCTGATTGAGTTTATGGACCATAAGGGGATTAACATTTCCAAAGCTCAGGAAAAGAAGATTGAAGGGGCTTTCTTCAAGGAAGACTTCCGCCGCGCCCAGATCCATGAAATCGGCAATGTCATCTATCCGGGACAGGTGATCGATGCCTACAGCACAGCTTTTGAAAAACATCTAAATGTCCGCAGCATTCGCAATACCAACTCCAAAGTTGTGATTGACTATGTGTACGCCGTCTCTGGAGCCGTACTTCCCCAACTGCTGGCCAAATTTGGCTGCGATGCCGTGGTCCTGAATGCCAGTCTGGGGCTAACTGCGCCTTCTGCCACCGATCGTGAAGGCTTATTGAACCAGTTGGGCCATGTGGTCGAGGCCCTACGGGCCACCTTCGGGGTCCAGGTCTCTGCCAACGGGGAACAACTGATTCTGGTGGACGAGTCCGGGATTCCGATTCGGGGAGAAATGCTGACCGCCCTGATGGTGGAAACCATCCTGACCAACCATCCCCGGAGCACCGTGGTCGTTCCAGTGCATGCTTCCAGTGCCGTGGAGCAGATCGCCCGTCGTCATGATGCCCGCGTGATTCGGACAAAAGCCAATCCTACGGCACTGATGGAAGCGTCCTACACCAATCCCCATGTGGTCCTGGGAGGCAGTGGAGAAATGGGATTTATTTTTCCCCAACTTCATCCCGGCTTTGATGCCATGTTCTGTATTGCCAAACTAATTGAAATGTTGACCCTGCAAGAACGCACCCTGGGCCAGATTCGATCGGATTTACCCAGAGTCGCCCATCGAACCTACACGATTCGTTGCCCCTGGACTGTGAAAGGCTCTCTGATGCGTTATCTGGTCGAGTCCCATCCGGCGGAAAATTTGGAACTGGTCGATGGAGTCAAGATTTTCAACTATCAATCGGATAGCTGGGTGCTAGTGTTACCCGATGCCGGGGAACCCCTGGTACATATTTTCGCCAATAGTGAAGACCGGGGCTGGGTAGACGAAATCTTACGAGAGTATCGCACCCGAGTTCAGGAATTCGTAGACCAGGAACAGGGGGTCGAGGAATTCAAACCCGATCTGTACAGTGGCTTTTAA